CCCCGGCATATTCGGTGGCGGCATTGCCGTCTATGTTTCATTTCTCCTGATGCTGTGTGACGGAAGCGCCCTCAACCACACTGCCGTAGCATGCTTTATCGCGTTCAGCATCATCCTTTTCGTAAGCTACATCAAAACCATTCGCGCCATCACCGCGAACACCAGAGCGCTGAATTCCTTGTCGACCAGCGACACGCCCAGCACTCCGCCTGACGAAGAACCGCATCATGAAGAACTGAGCGAAGAAGCCGTCACCCGAGACGAAAATTCCTAGTTCGCTCCGGCAACAGATTTATTTCTATATTGCGGGCTAAAGGAGATCCTATGATTTGCAAGAAGTGCGGCAGAGAATACGAAGACGACATGACCAAGTGCCTGTGGTGCGACGCACCGAACGATGGTCCAAATGAACAGGCCAAATCCATCCAAAAGACCGCTCCGTCCAGCAGCACGCATCAAAGCGCTTTCATCCAGGACGAACCGGAAAATGTCCGCCGCGGCAAGAGCGCCATTACATGGATTAAAATCAACATCGTTTCCGGAGTCCTGCTTGCGCTGGCCTCCGAGCGCATGATATCCATTTTCAAGCTTTTTGCCGAAATGGCCAAGAACAAGCAGCCTTCACCAATTCCCCCATCCTCCGCCTTGTTCATCCTCGCGTACATTTTCTTAGCCTTTATAGCCTGCATCCTTTTCACCGTCTACGTCATCAAATCCTGTCGGTGGCTATACTACAACATAAAATTCCAGCGCAAGTACACGACGACCAAATTCTCCCCCTGGTACGCCGTTATTTGCACGATGATTCCCTGGCTTTCCGGATTCCTGGACTACTTCATCTTCAAGGACCTCCTCGCCCGCCAACAAGAAGTACTCACCGCACATGGAGACCGGTCCGCAACGGTTCCGCCTAAAATGCTTACCGGAATTTTCGCTTTGACCGCCCTGAGCTTCGTTTCTTATTTTTATTACGACTCAATCGTCCTGCGACTGTTCGGCATCGGCGTACTCGTCATCCTTGCCTTAATCTATATCAAGGTCATGACGGCCATCGTCGAAAACGAAAAATTGCTGCACGCCATGCGCGAGCGCGAAATCGTGAACCGCAAAGTCGAAGAAATCCTCGCCCAGCGAGGAAATTCCTAGAACTTTTACTACTATTATACATACTATGAGTGAAAACTGCCTTTTCTGCAAAATCATCAAGGGTGAAATCCCCTCCAAGAAAATCTACGAAGACGACGACGTGTTCGCCTTCTACGACATCGCCCCGCAGGCCCCGGTGCACTTCCTGGTGGTGCCGAAGCGCCACATTTCCACCATCATGGACATGAAGCCCGAAGACTGCGAGCTCGTGGGCAAGATGCTCTACCGTGCGCAGCTCATTGCGAAGGA
Above is a genomic segment from Fibrobacter sp. containing:
- a CDS encoding histidine triad nucleotide-binding protein; the encoded protein is MSENCLFCKIIKGEIPSKKIYEDDDVFAFYDIAPQAPVHFLVVPKRHISTIMDMKPEDCELVGKMLYRAQLIAKDLGLEESGARFVFNCKADAGQTVFHIHLHVVGGQAMGWPPFPSK